The window GGTTCCTCCACTGGTAGTAAGATCTTTCCCTACATTGTATATTTTTTTATCCAGTCTTACTTCAACAGTTGTTCGTTCGCTAACAACTTCCACAGCATCCAGTTGTGCCACGTCTAATGCAAGCTTAACAACCCCCATGTCTTTGTTTTGGGTAAGGTTCTGCTCTTTGAGCTCATAGGTTTTATAGGATATAAATTCTACTCTTATATTATATACACCGGCATTTGCTTCAACATTGAAATTACCTTCACCGTCTGTGATGCCTCCGGTCACATTGTTAGGATTTTTTACACTTTGCAATACTATTGTAGCATATTCAAGGGGGTCGTTTGTTTCGGCGTCAATGACTTTGCCTGTCAAACGGACTTTTTTTGCATTTGGGGTTTGTGCCTCGGCGGCAAAAAAGCCTGTTATAATGGCACAAAGCGCAAATAGTTTAAATTTCATAGCAGTTATTGAATTAGTTATATTTGATGTTAGTAAGATTGACTCCAAAAATAGCTGCGGGTTTAACCGGGTTTGGTTAAAAGATTGTTAAATAAAAAACCCGGTGTTAACACCGGGTTTTGCTCTATAATATTGATTTTATATTTTCAGGCGGCCTGCCTATTATTGCTTTATTGTTTTTAATTACAATCGGCCGTTCTATTAATTTGGGATGTTCGAGCATGATCTCTATTAATTCATCATCAGAAAGCAGTTTTCCTTTATAGTTTTCTTTCCAGACAGTTTCATTTTTTCTAATGAGTTGCTCAGGCCTGATATCTAAACAATTCAGGATCTTCCTTAATTCTTTTTCTGAAGGGATATCTTCTAAATACTTAACAATTTCAAAATCCTGTCCGGATTTTTCTAAAATTTGTAATCCTTCTCGAGACTTTGTACATCTTGGGTTGTGATATATTTTAATCATGTTACCTGACTTTAATGATTATTCTTGTTTTTGTCCCATCATCATCAGATAGGATTTTAAAAAATTGTCAATTTCTCCATTCATCACACCATCTACATCAGCAGTTTCATGTCCGGAACGAACGTCTTTTACCAACTTGTATGGGTGCATTACGTAATTGCGTATTTGAGAGCCCCATTCGATTTTCATCTTTCCGGCTTCAATCTCATCACGCATAGCCTGTCTTTTTTTAAGTTCGATCTCATATAATTGAGATTTTAATAACTGCATGG of the Zhouia spongiae genome contains:
- the arsC gene encoding arsenate reductase (glutaredoxin) (This arsenate reductase requires both glutathione and glutaredoxin to convert arsenate to arsenite, after which the efflux transporter formed by ArsA and ArsB can extrude the arsenite from the cell, providing resistance.) codes for the protein MIKIYHNPRCTKSREGLQILEKSGQDFEIVKYLEDIPSEKELRKILNCLDIRPEQLIRKNETVWKENYKGKLLSDDELIEIMLEHPKLIERPIVIKNNKAIIGRPPENIKSIL